The Dioscorea cayenensis subsp. rotundata cultivar TDr96_F1 chromosome 8, TDr96_F1_v2_PseudoChromosome.rev07_lg8_w22 25.fasta, whole genome shotgun sequence genome segment TCATGGGactattcatatttatttattaaaaaacaaacgCTTGCTTACATGAAGCACTGAAGCAGTAAAGGGAAAGGCTACgttttttaggaaaaaataagtttttgtcACACTTGCTGTCTTAGACTACACGAACTTACGGCTTTAAAACCACTAGCGTGGGTCCATTTCAGTAATCGATGCATCATTCACAGTTTTCTCACTTTTTTGAGAAGAAGATTCATCTATCATTGACTGAACCCTGTTCATCATGTAGCTTGGAAAGTAGTAAGTAGGCGGAGAAGGTGctggaagagaagaagagtaaCTATTGAGCATGAGAACAATGGATGTCATGCTTGGCCTCTGTGTTGGATCTTCATGGACACAAAGCAATCCAATGTGTACGCATCTCAGCATTTCTTCAGTTCGGAAATCATCACCATCTAAGCTCTGGTCCTTCAAGTCCAATGGCGTTCCTCCTGTCCAGTGCTGCCACACCTTTTCAATTCACAAGCCAAACAGTTATCCATATTTGTTCTTTACAATGTTAATTAAGTGATGGTGTCAGTACTTACATAAGTCAGAAGATCAGGAGCATTCTCAGATGCGTGGAAGCCACTGTTCTTCCGACCTGTCACGATCTCCAGAACCAACACTCCATAACTATAAACATCTAATTTAGTTGAGAACACGCCTTGCCGAACATACTCCGGAGGCATGTATCCACTGCATGTCAAATCATGCTTTTTAATACTCTGGGAtgccctataaataccatgaTTAGTATGCACTGCACTTACTATGTTCCAGCTATTTGGCTGGTGTTTCCTTGTGTTTCATCAATATCAAACAGCTTAGCGAGACCGAAATCTGAAATTTTGGGATTCATATCGCCATCTAACAAAATGTTACTTGCTTTCAAGTCTCGGTGTATTATCTTGAGACGTGAATCTTCATGGAGATAAAGAAGCCCCCGTGCAATGCCTTCGATGATCTTGTATCTGCTTCTCCAGTCCAGTTGTCTCCTTCTTACAGAATCTGTATAAAACCAAATGTTTATATGAGAACTGTAGTAATTATTTAGAGATAAAATATGCGAATATGTTGAAACTGAAAAGTGCCTTGTGAGTACCAAACAAGAATTTGTCCAGGCTGGTATTAGGAAGGTACTCATAAACAAGTAGCCTCTCCTGTTCTTGTAAGCAGCAACCCAAAAGCCTGACAAGATTCCTGTGCTGAAGTTTAGCGACCAAAAACACCTCATTCTTCAGCTCAATTAGTCCTTGAGATGAATTCCCTGACAGTCTTTTCACAGCTATCTGCTGTCCATCATCCAGAACTCCCTGTTTCAAATCAATGATTCAGTATAAAACATTTCACACAAAAAACTAtccttcaaaagaaaaaaaaaaagaaaagcttgAGCAGAGACTTTGACCTTATAAACAGGTCCAAATCCACCCTGTCCCAGCTTGTTAGCTTCAGAAAAGTCATCAGTGGCTTCCTTGAGAGtaactaaatcaaataataaagattCTGCATCTGGGAGCTCTTGTTCATCTCGTCCATCTAGTACAACAGGACGGTGTTTGGCTGGATACAAAACATGgattgaaacaaaaaaatttctaaacatcaGAATATCAGattggagggaaaaaaattttgtttgttatgaCCCTTGAATacttttttgtggttttttggtGGCCATCTGTTAGTTCTTTTGTTTAATGGCAGCTTGgctcatataatttttttaaaataattcttgcTTACCAAAAAGAATCAGGTACAAGGCAGACAATTTGGAGAACTCaccattgattttttttgctCTCTTTTTGTTCACCCATCTTTTACGCAGGCAAAAGCAGGTGACTGGCAGGAGCACAACTGCAGCAACTGCAGGAATTGCAATAGCTGCAATAACTGTTGCAGTTTTGTTACTTTTCCCTGCATGAAATGTATATAACAGTTCTTTATGTTATGTGATTCTTGAATGCCTCAAAAGCAATGGCAGCATACTGCACCTGGCACTGAAGAAACAGGTGGGGATGTTCTTACAATTGCATCTGCAATGAGGAATGGATGGTGAATTAGGGAAAATGTTTGTGATTGGTACCTGAAAAGCTTTAATTAAGCAAGATTTACCGGGTGGAGAAGAAACTGGCGGAGAAGTGTCTGCATTGATTGCAGAGAAATTGTAGAAGGGATACACTTCAAACCTCAGATAACAACTCATTCCAAGAAGGACCCCACCTTGCTGGTGCCCATTACCCAAATTCTTAATTTGTGGGATATAACTGCTAAGACACGTGTTGCAGTCTTCCTTGGACAAGTCCCTAGTGCACATTAGCAACCCATAGATCTTTTTCTAAGCTTGTGAAGTCAACGGAGCCAATAGCAAACAAACGGGTTGATCCAGAGGCTTTCACAGCAAGGCCGTACATGAGTTGCCCAAGCAATTTGTTAAACCTTTCAGGTTCAGACGCATTGCCGGTAttccaaataaaatatttcaccGAAGTGTCAACAGAGGAGAAGAAGCTCTGGTTGGAGTATCTTAGGATGCAATTGCCTAACCAGATAATCGCACTCTTCTGTTGTGGGCATAGTTGGATTATTTGTTGCACTGATGAATTCACACAATTGTTGCAAACATCGATGGAGACATCGCCTCTGCATAGCGCTAGGGCCGTAGGCATGCTCTGTTGCGTCACCTTTAGTGTCATTGTAGAAGCCAGTGGCCGGAGTGTTGGAGATGAGGGAGGTGAAGAGAAGATTGAGGCTGGTTTCGAAAAGTGCTGTTGCTTGTGTAGTTCGAATCAGAAGAGCAAATTTGAGCAGCATCAGAGAGAAAAATATGTGGGATGCACGAGAAGATGATGGCGATGAGAAGGAAGCAGCAAGAAGGCATTGTATCTTTGCTCATTGTGTTCACTTatgggaagaagaagatgactaCAAATTAAAGGTCTGGCTTGCATTCCGTCTTGAGGTGGTTTGCATTCAATTTCCATAAGAGACTCTTATAATAGCACAAGTCCTCTTGCAAGACTTGTAACCCCTTCGATACGTAACTAGAGTTTTTCCAGGCGGACATTAATTTGACTGTTGACCATGTGGACATTACTTTTGAAATCCCAAGCATACTTCTGGGGAGAGGACCTGTGTGGAGCTGGGGAGTGGGGCCAAGGGATCCAATTCAACTAAAGCTAACTCAAAGGTTTTGACTGAATCGGATCGGTCTCAAACTCAAATGTCTGGGCCAAACCAGACTCCCAAGCATTTGTCGGATTCAAAGCAGACTGCTGAGCCCAAGCATCCGATTAAGCCAGATCAGCTACAGTCAAATCCAAACCAGCCTGCAACCGAGCCCAATCTGATCATGGTTGTCTCAGACTCCGTAATTGGTTCAGCCAGTTTGTCAAGATCAACTTCAGCCAACTGCAATTGTTAAATGACCCGTGAAATCTATTGAAATTGGGCTAATTACTAGGCCTACTTCACCCTTGAATGACAATGTTAACGTATCCTCTCTAATTTATTTGAGAACATTGTTGATGGCTTATCGAGGTCTGAGGATGATTTTTGTGATGGTTCCAAACCCCATTTGCCCAGGGCCTCTCTCaagggcatttttttttttaataaagtggatgaccacgaatttattaaaaaccaaatgaGTACTAaacaaaagagaacaaaaacaaGCACAAAGAGGAAAATAGcaacaaaagagagaaaaagacaAAGGATAgtagaaacaatgaaaaagcaGAACACAAAAGGAGACTAGGTGAGCAT includes the following:
- the LOC120267512 gene encoding putative receptor-like protein kinase At4g00960 — its product is MCTRDLSKEDCNTCLSSYIPQIKNLGNGHQQGGVLLGMSCYLRFEVYPFYNFSAINADTSPPVSSPPDAIVRTSPPVSSVPGKSNKTATVIAAIAIPAVAAVVLLPVTCFCLRKRWVNKKRAKKINAKHRPVVLDGRDEQELPDAESLLFDLVTLKEATDDFSEANKLGQGGFGPVYKGVLDDGQQIAVKRLSGNSSQGLIELKNEVFLVAKLQHRNLVRLLGCCLQEQERLLVYEYLPNTSLDKFLFDSVRRRQLDWRSRYKIIEGIARGLLYLHEDSRLKIIHRDLKASNILLDGDMNPKISDFGLAKLFDIDETQGNTSQIAGTYGYMPPEYVRQGVFSTKLDVYSYGVLVLEIVTGRKNSGFHASENAPDLLTYVWQHWTGGTPLDLKDQSLDGDDFRTEEMLRCVHIGLLCVHEDPTQRPSMTSIVLMLNSYSSSLPAPSPPTYYFPSYMMNRVQSMIDESSSQKSEKTVNDASITEMDPR